Proteins found in one Patescibacteria group bacterium genomic segment:
- a CDS encoding HD domain-containing protein, translating to MKKKSNVEKLANFLLELRVFKYAPRASISYLKGPIKENVAEHCFFTTMIGWVLARLEKANENKVIKMCLIHDLAETRGGERSLINKFYSQPLNEPKMIQEICQDCSLEDFQFTKLFREFFEEKTKEAKVAKDADILSQMMWEKECLDLGNQKAKKWVDFSLSRLKTKSGKKLGRKLKTVDSDEWWMEIFKKYILKTKFL from the coding sequence ATGAAGAAAAAGTCAAATGTGGAAAAATTAGCCAACTTTTTATTAGAATTAAGGGTTTTCAAGTACGCTCCTCGAGCCTCTATTTCTTATTTAAAAGGACCGATAAAAGAAAATGTAGCCGAGCATTGTTTTTTTACTACTATGATTGGGTGGGTGTTAGCGAGACTCGAAAAAGCCAATGAAAATAAAGTTATAAAAATGTGCCTTATCCATGATTTAGCCGAAACAAGAGGAGGGGAGAGAAGTCTCATTAATAAATTTTATAGCCAACCCTTGAATGAGCCAAAAATGATTCAAGAAATATGCCAGGATTGTAGTTTGGAGGATTTTCAATTTACTAAGCTTTTTCGAGAATTTTTTGAAGAGAAGACTAAAGAGGCAAAAGTGGCTAAAGACGCTGATATTTTATCCCAAATGATGTGGGAAAAAGAATGCTTAGATTTAGGAAATCAAAAGGCAAAAAAATGGGTTGATTTCTCTTTAAGCAGGTTAAAAACAAAAAGTGGCAAGAAATTGGGAAGAAAACTCAAAACAGTAGATAGCGATGAGTGGTGGATGGAAATATTTAAAAAATACATTTTAAAAACAAAATTCCTCTAA
- a CDS encoding transglutaminase family protein → MNEDIKCFLKETEFCDFAHPDIQEIAYKITDSYTNNRDKAVSLFYWVRDNILYRVGNWQKKASETLVEKEGACTNKANLLVALLRANNIPAGYGIMKVDGQRYFGPIAIPMLRKFIGKISTHIYVSVYLNNKWIKCDPSDDKELCESTYYFNPPSKLVEWDGIQNAMLNVDEKHILKDSCPIANIDPWMHKRPRHARGIPLEVANIFIRFARKNKQKVTNTKDLEVLFKKWLRVNCPLYFYSFSIISWYKIFKSNSKRSCNDTIENN, encoded by the coding sequence ATGAATGAGGATATTAAATGTTTTCTTAAAGAGACAGAATTTTGTGATTTTGCCCATCCAGATATTCAAGAGATAGCTTATAAGATCACAGATAGCTACACCAATAATAGGGATAAAGCTGTCAGTTTGTTTTATTGGGTGAGAGACAATATTTTATACCGGGTCGGGAACTGGCAAAAAAAAGCTTCAGAGACTTTAGTAGAGAAAGAAGGCGCCTGTACTAACAAGGCTAATCTTTTAGTTGCTTTATTACGCGCCAATAATATTCCTGCTGGTTATGGAATAATGAAAGTTGATGGTCAGAGATACTTTGGTCCTATTGCTATACCAATGTTGAGAAAATTTATAGGTAAAATCTCCACCCATATCTATGTATCGGTTTATCTAAATAATAAATGGATTAAGTGCGATCCCTCTGACGATAAAGAGCTTTGTGAAAGTACTTATTATTTTAACCCTCCAAGTAAATTAGTAGAATGGGATGGGATTCAGAATGCGATGTTAAATGTAGATGAAAAACATATTTTAAAGGATAGTTGTCCAATAGCCAATATTGACCCCTGGATGCACAAAAGACCCAGACATGCTCGAGGTATTCCTTTAGAAGTAGCTAATATTTTCATTAGATTTGCCAGAAAGAATAAACAAAAAGTTACTAATACTAAGGATTTAGAAGTTTTATTTAAAAAATGGTTAAGGGTAAATTGTCCCTTATATTTTTATTCATTTTCTATAATTTCTTGGTATAAAATTTTTAAGTCAAATTCTAAACGGTCTTGTAATGATACTATCGAAAATAATTAG